Proteins from one Hoplias malabaricus isolate fHopMal1 chromosome 2, fHopMal1.hap1, whole genome shotgun sequence genomic window:
- the LOC136677126 gene encoding gastrula zinc finger protein XlCGF57.1-like: MSCVKEESEDFSVMEGVELKTEDEKLKEMKEETLQIDIKEEHKPEAKRFKEENQSTEPGNSFSEESLLKHHLKTHAGEKQIPGRKGLSRSSSCQTSKKIQSKKSVFTCSECGKGFSKSNHLKNHLMFHATEKPFPCSDCGKTFASSSDLKCHVMTHTGIKPLACSVCGKWFTALGNLKTHMKIHTGEKPFSCAQCGRGFLTSSCFKTHMFIHIGEKPFTCSDCGKAFTKSSNLKRHVMIHTGEKPFTCSKCGKGFITLGNLRTHMMIHTGEKPFTCTQCGKGFLTSSIFKIHMMIHTGERPFTCSECGKGFFKSSHLKNHTVIHTGERPFPCSECGRRFKTSSHLRTHLMIHTGEKPFTCTQCGKSFSRSFDYKTHMMIHTRVKPFTCSVCGRGFSKSNHLKTHMRIHTRENCNT, encoded by the exons ATGTCCTGCGTTAAAGAGGAGAGTGAGGACTTCAGTGTGATGGAGGGAGTGGAGCTGAAGACAGAAGACGAGAAGTTAAAGGAGATGAAGGAGG AAACATTACAAATAGACATCAAGGAGGAGCACAAACCAGAAGCGAAACGATTTAAggaagaaaaccagagcacagaGCCTGGAAACAGCTTCAGCGAAGAATCCCTGCTTAAACATCACCTGAAAACTCATGCTGGAGAGAAGCAGATTCCCGGCCGTAAAGGACTTTCAAGATCAAGCAGCTGTCAAACTTCCAAGAAGATTCAGTCTAAAAAATCAGTGTTTACCTGCTCCGAGTGCGGGAAAGGTTTTTCCAAATCGAACCACCTTAAAAACCACTTAATGTTTCATGCTACAGAAAAACCCTTTCCCTGCTCTGACTGTGGAAAAACATTCGCCTCATCAAGCGACCTCAAATGCCATGTAATGACTCACACTGGCATAAAGCCGTTAGCTTGCTCAGTGTGCGGAAAGTGGTTCACAGCCTTGGGGAACCTCAAAACTCACATGAAGATTCATACTGGAGAGAAGCCCTTCTCCTGCGCTCAGTGTGGCAGGGGTTTTCTGACATCGTCCTGCTTTAAAACCCACATGTTTATTCATATCGGAGAAAAACCTTTCACCTGCTCTGACTGCGGAAAAGCTTTCACAAAATCGAGTAACCTTAAACGCCATGTCATGATTCATACTGGAGAAAAGCCGTTTACCTGTTCCAAGTGCGGAAAAGGTTTTATAACACTGG GCAACCTTAGAACTCACATGATGAttcacactggtgagaagcccTTCACGTGCACTCAGTGTGGCAAGGGCTTTTTGACATCGTCCATCTTTAAAATACACATGatgattcacactggagaaCGCCCTTTTACCTGCTCCGAGTGCGGGAAAGGATTTTTCAAATCAAGCCATCTTAAAAACCACACTGTTATTCATACCGGAGAAAGGCCATTTCCCTGCTCTGAGTGCGGAAGAAGATTTAAAACATCCAGCCACCTTAGAACTCACCTGATGATTCATACTGGAGAGAAGCCCTTCACCTGCACTCAGTGTGGGAAGAGCTTTTCCAGGTCGTTTGACTATAAAACCCATATGATGATTCATACCAGAGTAAAGCCTTTTACGTGTTCTGTGTGTGGCAGAGGTTTTTCTAAATCAAACCACCTTAAAACCCACATGCGAATTCACACTCGAGAAAACTGCAATACCTGA